A genome region from Clostridium pasteurianum includes the following:
- a CDS encoding nitroreductase family protein, with product MMKVDTEKCVGCGQCVKDCFPRDIKIVDGKANIDNVTCIKCGHCIAICPKNAISTDEYSMEDVKEYNKDEFSIDADRLLNFIKFRRSIRRFKDKDVEDEKLLKIIEAGRFTQTASNMQDVSYIVVKEKLQELKKLVFESLNNAGKKILENLTPENMIYKRYAEMWINMYNDYKENQENDKIFFNAPAVIIVTSAAKVNGALASSNMELMTDALGLGTFFSGFFIRAAEGNKKIRELLRVKDGKEIVTCMIVGYPDVKYKRTVPRKAADIKWQ from the coding sequence ATGATGAAAGTTGATACGGAAAAGTGTGTAGGATGCGGCCAATGCGTTAAAGATTGTTTCCCACGAGATATAAAAATAGTTGATGGGAAGGCAAATATAGATAATGTTACTTGCATTAAGTGTGGACATTGTATTGCAATATGCCCTAAAAATGCAATATCAACGGATGAATACAGCATGGAAGATGTAAAAGAATATAATAAGGATGAATTTTCTATAGATGCAGACAGGCTTCTTAACTTTATAAAATTTAGAAGAAGTATAAGACGCTTCAAGGATAAAGATGTTGAAGATGAGAAACTCCTTAAAATTATAGAAGCTGGAAGGTTTACTCAAACTGCAAGCAATATGCAGGATGTATCCTATATAGTAGTTAAAGAGAAACTTCAAGAACTTAAGAAATTAGTTTTTGAAAGTCTGAACAATGCCGGTAAAAAAATACTTGAAAATTTAACGCCTGAAAATATGATTTATAAAAGATATGCTGAGATGTGGATAAACATGTACAATGATTATAAAGAAAATCAAGAGAATGATAAAATCTTCTTTAATGCGCCAGCAGTTATAATTGTAACGTCAGCTGCCAAGGTTAATGGGGCACTTGCATCGTCTAATATGGAGCTTATGACTGATGCATTAGGTCTTGGCACTTTCTTTAGTGGATTTTTTATAAGAGCAGCAGAAGGAAATAAAAAAATAAGAGAACTTCTTAGAGTTAAGGATGGCAAAGAGATAGTAACATGTATGATAGTGGGGTATCCTGATGTTAAATACAAAAGAACAGTTCCAAGAAAAGCAGCGGACATAAAGTGGCAGTAA